A part of Catenulispora sp. MAP5-51 genomic DNA contains:
- a CDS encoding sensor histidine kinase, with protein sequence MRDLLLIFAMGAGSAVGASLIGWLALRALRGRSLRASLFASAATGVLAVVAGIVIASRAMFLSSHDAGVSVIVSLSGAAVTLALATLLGRSVADDSRTLRNALQALGQEEPVPGPAPHGRALMTGELAALDRELRATQAKLAESRERERALERSRRELVAWVSHDLRTPLAGLRAMAEALEDGVATDPARYHMQMRQAADRLAGMVDDLFELSRIHAGALRLTLESVALADLVDGALAEGQPLARARGIELSGSVTAPATVRGDVRELSRALSNLVVNAIRHTPEDGTVRIEATALAPAGVDGEPRVLLSVTDACGGIPEEDLDRVFDVAWRGTAARTPETESPVGAGAGLGLAIVRGIAEAHSGAVTVGNVDGGCRFEMLLPVPA encoded by the coding sequence ATGCGTGACCTGCTGCTGATCTTCGCCATGGGCGCCGGCTCCGCGGTCGGCGCCTCGCTCATCGGCTGGCTGGCGCTGCGGGCCCTGCGCGGGCGGTCGCTGCGGGCCTCGCTGTTCGCCTCGGCCGCGACCGGGGTCCTGGCGGTGGTCGCCGGCATCGTGATCGCCTCCCGCGCGATGTTCCTGTCCTCGCACGACGCCGGGGTCTCGGTGATCGTCTCGCTGTCCGGCGCGGCGGTGACGCTGGCGCTGGCCACCCTGCTGGGCCGCAGTGTCGCCGACGACAGCCGCACGCTGCGCAACGCCTTGCAGGCCCTCGGCCAGGAGGAGCCGGTGCCGGGCCCGGCCCCGCACGGCAGGGCCCTGATGACCGGCGAGCTGGCCGCCCTGGACCGCGAACTGCGCGCCACACAAGCGAAACTGGCCGAGTCGCGGGAACGCGAGCGCGCGCTGGAGCGCTCCCGCCGCGAACTGGTCGCCTGGGTCTCGCACGACCTGCGCACCCCGCTGGCCGGCCTGCGCGCGATGGCCGAGGCCCTGGAGGACGGCGTCGCCACCGACCCGGCCCGCTACCACATGCAGATGCGGCAGGCCGCGGACCGATTGGCCGGCATGGTGGACGACCTGTTCGAGCTCTCCCGGATCCACGCCGGCGCGCTGCGGCTGACCCTGGAGTCGGTGGCGCTGGCCGATCTGGTGGACGGCGCGCTGGCCGAGGGGCAGCCGCTGGCCCGGGCCCGCGGGATCGAGCTGTCCGGCTCGGTCACGGCCCCGGCCACGGTGCGCGGCGATGTCAGGGAACTGTCACGCGCGCTGTCGAACCTGGTGGTGAACGCGATCCGGCACACCCCGGAGGACGGCACGGTGCGGATCGAGGCCACCGCGCTGGCCCCGGCCGGCGTGGACGGCGAGCCGCGGGTGCTGCTGTCGGTGACCGACGCCTGCGGCGGGATCCCGGAGGAGGACCTGGACCGGGTCTTCGACGTGGCGTGGCGCGGGACGGCCGCGCGCACGCCGGAGACGGAGAGCCCGGTCGGGGCCGGGGCGGGCCTGGGGCTGGCGATCGTGCGGGGCATCGCCGAGGCGCATTCGGGTGCTGTCACGGTGGGCAATGTCGACGGCGGCTGTCGCTTTGAGATGCTTTTGCCCGTCCCGGCGTGA
- a CDS encoding FtsX-like permease family protein: MLTIALRNLTARRRRLIGTFLAVFLGVAFLAGTLTLNATLSRNFDNLFATADSGVAAVVQSDTLISQHGSSGFGGLRAPVPAQIADSLRTVPGVADAQPEIVGYGQLLGADGKAVGGNGPPRTAGNWIPSTALNSYHLVSGRAPRDVAAGQPVEAVINKGAADSGHLKIGDTTVVQTPLPVRVTIVGIAGFGTQGGIGQVTYAGFTQTVAEKYISRPGQASQILITGKSGVSQDSVVAAVSKALPPGVTAMSGAAYTKANTDAIGTAFLTFFKGFLLVFAAVALLVAAFSIHNTYTILIAQRTRENALLRALGASRGQVLRSSLGEAAALGLVASAAGVVGGLGIAQALKALFDAAGFALPAGGLAVTKTTIALALLVGVGVTALAALSPAVRASRVAPLAALREASVGETQSGFGRVRTPVGALLLAGGIGLAVAGGSLALVGAGAAATTVGVVMLGPVAARAAVRVLGPLVTGGGRMAGTTGVLARRNAARDPRRTSATATALMVGVAVVTLLTVFATSVKTSLKSDVDRSFVGDLAVSSPSFGGGGLSPQLASDLQKVPGVAAAVGIGQGTASVGGAATNVSFADTAKLSQAVSLDVRGGSAAALAGGREIGVSASEAKKHPLGSSVTVVFPDGTAGTVPVGFVYGPRGSLDSYLIDATAWSAHANQVTDTSVIVKLAPGTTVAAARPAITAAVVPYGSPDVQDRQQYADAQASGVDVVLTVSYVLLVLAIVIALAGIANTLALSVHERTRELGLLRAVGLTRRQTRALVRWESLLVALFGTLGGVGLGTFLAWALVRAAGGSTAIGFAASPAALALILAAGAVAGVIAAARPARRAARLDLLAAIAQE; this comes from the coding sequence ATGCTCACCATCGCCCTGCGCAACCTCACCGCCCGCCGACGCCGTCTGATCGGCACGTTCCTGGCGGTGTTCCTCGGCGTCGCCTTCCTGGCCGGCACCCTCACCCTGAACGCGACGCTGTCCCGCAACTTCGACAACCTCTTCGCGACCGCCGACAGCGGCGTGGCGGCGGTCGTCCAGTCGGACACCCTGATCTCCCAGCACGGCAGTTCCGGTTTCGGCGGCCTGCGCGCCCCGGTCCCTGCGCAGATTGCTGATTCGCTGCGCACGGTTCCCGGTGTCGCCGACGCCCAGCCCGAGATCGTGGGCTACGGCCAACTGCTCGGCGCCGACGGCAAGGCGGTCGGCGGCAACGGACCGCCGCGCACCGCCGGCAACTGGATCCCGTCCACGGCGCTGAACTCGTACCACCTGGTCTCCGGACGCGCACCGCGCGACGTGGCGGCCGGACAGCCGGTGGAAGCGGTCATCAACAAAGGCGCGGCGGATTCAGGGCATCTGAAGATCGGGGACACCACGGTCGTGCAGACGCCGCTGCCGGTGCGGGTCACGATCGTCGGGATCGCCGGATTCGGAACGCAGGGCGGGATCGGGCAGGTGACGTACGCCGGATTCACGCAGACGGTCGCGGAGAAGTACATCTCGCGCCCCGGCCAGGCATCGCAGATCCTGATCACCGGCAAGTCGGGCGTTTCGCAGGACTCTGTGGTCGCGGCGGTGTCCAAGGCGTTGCCGCCGGGCGTTACAGCGATGAGCGGCGCGGCGTACACGAAGGCGAACACCGACGCGATCGGGACGGCGTTCCTGACCTTCTTCAAGGGCTTCCTGCTGGTCTTCGCCGCCGTGGCGCTGCTGGTGGCGGCGTTCTCGATCCACAACACCTACACGATCCTCATCGCCCAGCGCACGCGCGAGAACGCCCTGCTGCGGGCCCTCGGGGCGTCGCGGGGCCAGGTTCTGCGCTCGTCGCTCGGCGAGGCGGCGGCGCTCGGGCTGGTGGCCTCGGCGGCCGGCGTCGTCGGGGGACTGGGCATCGCGCAGGCGCTGAAGGCGCTGTTCGACGCGGCCGGATTCGCTTTGCCCGCCGGGGGATTGGCGGTGACGAAGACGACGATCGCGCTGGCGCTGCTGGTCGGGGTCGGCGTGACGGCCCTGGCCGCGCTGTCGCCGGCCGTGCGTGCCTCGCGCGTCGCCCCGCTCGCGGCGCTGCGGGAGGCGTCGGTGGGGGAGACGCAGTCCGGGTTCGGACGTGTCCGGACGCCGGTCGGCGCGCTGCTGCTGGCCGGCGGGATCGGCCTGGCCGTCGCGGGCGGATCGCTGGCGCTGGTCGGAGCCGGGGCCGCGGCCACCACGGTCGGCGTGGTGATGCTCGGTCCGGTCGCGGCGCGCGCGGCGGTCCGGGTGCTCGGGCCGCTGGTCACCGGCGGCGGACGGATGGCGGGGACGACCGGTGTTCTGGCCCGGCGCAACGCCGCACGGGATCCGCGCCGGACGTCCGCGACCGCGACGGCGCTGATGGTGGGCGTCGCGGTGGTGACGCTGCTGACGGTCTTCGCCACGTCGGTGAAGACGTCGCTGAAGTCTGATGTGGACCGGTCGTTCGTCGGAGACCTCGCGGTCTCCTCGCCGTCCTTCGGCGGCGGCGGACTGAGCCCGCAGCTGGCCTCCGATCTGCAGAAGGTGCCGGGCGTCGCGGCCGCCGTGGGCATCGGGCAGGGGACGGCTTCGGTCGGCGGTGCCGCGACGAACGTGTCGTTCGCCGACACGGCGAAGCTGAGCCAGGCGGTGTCGCTGGACGTCCGGGGCGGCTCGGCGGCGGCGCTGGCCGGCGGCCGTGAGATCGGGGTCTCGGCCTCGGAGGCGAAGAAGCATCCGCTGGGCAGTTCGGTCACGGTCGTCTTCCCGGACGGCACCGCGGGCACGGTCCCGGTCGGCTTCGTCTACGGCCCGCGCGGCTCCCTGGACAGCTACCTGATCGACGCCACGGCCTGGTCCGCGCACGCGAATCAGGTCACGGACACCTCGGTGATCGTGAAGCTGGCGCCGGGGACGACGGTCGCGGCGGCGCGTCCGGCGATCACGGCCGCCGTGGTGCCCTACGGCAGCCCGGACGTGCAGGACCGGCAGCAGTACGCGGACGCGCAGGCCTCCGGGGTGGATGTGGTCCTGACCGTCTCGTACGTGCTGCTGGTGCTGGCGATCGTGATCGCGCTGGCGGGGATCGCGAACACGCTGGCGCTGTCGGTCCACGAGCGCACGCGCGAGCTCGGACTGCTGCGCGCGGTCGGCCTGACGCGGCGCCAGACCAGGGCCCTGGTCCGCTGGGAGTCGCTGCTGGTGGCACTGTTCGGCACGCTCGGCGGCGTCGGCCTCGGCACCTTCCTGGCCTGGGCCCTGGTCCGCGCGGCCGGCGGCTCCACGGCCATCGGCTTCGCGGCCTCGCCGGCGGCGCTGGCCCTGATCCTGGCCGCCGGCGCGGTGGCCGGAGTGATCGCGGCGGCCCGGCCGGCCCGGCGCGCGGCCCGCCTGGACCTGCTGGCGGCCATCGCGCAGGAGTGA
- a CDS encoding ABC transporter ATP-binding protein, producing MTTTSTTPSTLTAPAARAVAAVKHYGGGDAAVRALDGVTVALPAGRFTAVMGPSGSGKSTLMHCLAGLDRLTSGQVYIGDVELGAASDKQLTLLRREKLGFVFQSFNLLPTLSAAENITLPLDLAGRAPDRDWLDTVVRTVGLGDRLKHRPAELSGGQQQRVAVARALASRPEVVFADEPTGNLDSRSAAEVLGLLRTMVTDLGQTLVMVTHDPSAAAYADEVLFLADGRLVDRLELPTRDAVLARMQRFGEAGTSGTSGTSGE from the coding sequence ATGACCACCACGAGCACCACCCCCAGCACCCTCACGGCGCCCGCCGCCCGCGCGGTGGCCGCGGTGAAGCACTACGGCGGCGGCGACGCGGCCGTCCGCGCCCTCGACGGCGTCACGGTCGCGCTGCCCGCCGGCCGCTTCACCGCCGTCATGGGCCCCTCCGGATCGGGCAAGTCGACCCTCATGCACTGCCTGGCCGGCCTGGACCGCCTGACCTCCGGCCAGGTGTACATCGGCGACGTCGAACTCGGCGCCGCGTCCGACAAGCAGCTGACCCTGCTGCGGCGGGAGAAGCTCGGCTTCGTCTTCCAGTCCTTCAACCTGCTGCCGACGCTCTCGGCGGCGGAGAACATCACGCTCCCGCTGGACCTCGCCGGCCGCGCCCCGGACCGGGACTGGCTCGACACCGTCGTCCGCACCGTCGGCCTCGGCGACCGCCTGAAGCACCGCCCGGCCGAGCTCTCCGGCGGCCAGCAGCAGCGCGTCGCGGTCGCGCGCGCCCTGGCCTCGCGCCCGGAGGTGGTGTTCGCCGACGAGCCCACCGGCAACCTCGATTCCCGGTCCGCGGCCGAGGTTCTGGGGCTGCTGCGGACCATGGTGACCGACCTCGGCCAGACCCTGGTGATGGTCACCCACGACCCTTCGGCGGCGGCCTACGCCGACGAGGTCCTGTTCCTGGCCGACGGCCGCCTCGTGGACCGGCTGGAGCTGCCCACGCGCGATGCCGTCCTGGCCCGCATGCAGCGCTTCGGCGAGGCCGGCACATCCGGCACATCCGGCACATCCGGCGAATAG
- a CDS encoding MFS transporter: protein MTTTQILKATPISPATPAGSAHEAPAERTGRDSARAQNLTLLVLLAGVFMTTLDIFIVNVAIPATQRDLHASPAAIQWIVAGYGLTVAAGVITAGRLGDMFGRRRMYALGMALFTAASAACGMAPTANVLIASRVVQGIGAALLSPQTLAIIGTAFEGAKRVRAFTAYALAMGLAAVFGQLIGGVLIDMDFAGLGWRSCFLINVPVGAVALTLVPRALPESRAEGRTRLDVPGVALVSAALVATVLPLIQGQSQGWPLWTWLSFGAALVLFGAFGWYQGRLAAAEKSPLIDPALFRTKGFGRGIIAQIVFWMGQGSFFLVFALYVQLGRGLDALHAGLIFTPIGAGYLLTSMVAQKVTARLGRQTAAAGTLLMALSLVDLIVTIHLTGSHGSLLWMIPALVGDGAGMGLAIGPLAAGAMARVAPHHTGAASGVVSTVMQVGGAVGVAVIGIVFYSALGSSTTPAAYTHAFTAGLELLVGVAVAVTVLLQFDRD, encoded by the coding sequence ATGACCACCACACAGATCTTGAAGGCGACGCCGATTTCACCGGCGACACCGGCCGGCTCGGCGCACGAGGCGCCGGCGGAGCGCACCGGGCGCGACAGTGCCCGGGCCCAGAACCTGACCCTCCTGGTCCTGCTCGCGGGGGTCTTCATGACCACCCTCGACATCTTCATCGTCAACGTCGCGATTCCGGCCACGCAGCGCGATCTGCACGCCTCGCCGGCCGCGATCCAGTGGATCGTCGCCGGGTACGGGCTGACCGTGGCCGCCGGGGTCATCACCGCCGGGCGCCTCGGGGACATGTTCGGGCGGCGGCGGATGTACGCGCTGGGCATGGCGTTGTTCACCGCCGCTTCGGCCGCCTGCGGGATGGCGCCGACGGCGAACGTGCTCATCGCCTCGCGGGTGGTGCAGGGGATCGGTGCCGCGCTGCTGAGTCCGCAGACGCTGGCCATCATCGGGACCGCCTTCGAGGGTGCCAAGCGGGTCCGCGCCTTCACCGCCTACGCCCTGGCTATGGGTCTGGCCGCGGTGTTCGGGCAGCTGATCGGCGGGGTGCTGATCGACATGGACTTCGCCGGGCTGGGATGGCGCAGCTGCTTCCTGATCAACGTGCCGGTCGGCGCGGTGGCGCTGACGCTGGTGCCGCGGGCGCTGCCCGAGTCGCGGGCCGAGGGGCGGACGCGGCTGGACGTGCCCGGGGTCGCGCTGGTCAGCGCCGCGCTGGTGGCCACCGTGCTGCCGCTGATCCAGGGGCAGAGCCAGGGCTGGCCGCTGTGGACCTGGCTGAGCTTCGGCGCCGCCCTCGTCCTGTTCGGGGCCTTCGGCTGGTACCAGGGCCGGCTGGCCGCCGCTGAGAAGTCGCCGCTGATCGACCCCGCGCTGTTCCGCACCAAAGGTTTCGGCCGCGGCATCATCGCGCAGATCGTGTTCTGGATGGGCCAGGGCTCGTTCTTCCTGGTCTTCGCCCTCTACGTGCAGCTCGGCCGGGGCCTGGACGCCCTGCACGCCGGCCTGATCTTCACCCCGATCGGCGCCGGGTACCTGCTCACCTCGATGGTCGCGCAGAAGGTCACCGCGCGGCTGGGCCGGCAGACCGCCGCCGCCGGGACGCTGCTGATGGCGCTGAGCCTGGTCGACCTGATCGTCACCATCCACCTGACCGGCAGCCACGGCTCCCTGCTGTGGATGATCCCGGCCCTGGTCGGCGACGGCGCGGGCATGGGCCTGGCGATCGGCCCGCTGGCCGCCGGGGCGATGGCCCGGGTCGCGCCGCACCACACCGGTGCCGCCTCGGGCGTGGTGTCCACGGTGATGCAGGTCGGCGGGGCCGTCGGGGTCGCGGTGATCGGGATCGTCTTCTACTCCGCCCTCGGCTCCTCGACCACCCCCGCCGCCTACACCCACGCTTTCACCGCCGGGCTGGAACTCCTGGTCGGCGTCGCGGTCGCGGTGACGGTCCTGCTCCAGTTCGACAGGGACTAG
- a CDS encoding cell wall-binding repeat-containing protein, translated as MNRIRLTASAVAASSLGSLGLVGIGATSAHAASTTPNTAFSGKGFDTCVAPSSPQMDDWYAHSPYRGVGVYIGGASYHPDQDCKSSANPNPPADGGYSADWVAHQAATGWGMWAIYAGQQGPTLTAAGANPTALGATDAADAVKKATALGFGAGTTIFVDMEPYHEDATAQAVVAYLKSFGNSLNGTGFKLGLYGTSGNPASGHSAIGDAAADPGLQAQISAVDISGSTSDQPNFNATTNDPYVPSTDWAKHQRVHQYFLDVTRQYGSSPAIQVDEDEVDLSPTSHVTLDPSQVHAVRWAGNDRIGTAIAVSQKLWPATNNSLADFYAPADKRPLAKSAVLSRSDDFADALGGSALAAHDSGPLLLTETASLNPATSAELKRTLAPGSTVYLLGGEKALSPAVLTAVQKLGFNPVRLAGDDRYTTSVKIAQQMAGDMKDSGGHPAVQRVLLATASLFPDALAAGTAAGATPDTVLVLTNGTQMPAATASFLHQWAGTPAGANVYPVGGAANTAAKTLGSAVPAGNLKLNGLVGADRYATAALVAHQFFGATGTPHMYAVATGQNWADALSGGAAMGTLDGPLLLTPPTTLAPATRGFLNDEKAGGSIEVGVVLGGPAAVSNAVLNSL; from the coding sequence ATGAACCGCATTCGTCTGACCGCGTCCGCTGTGGCCGCCTCATCCTTGGGGTCTCTGGGCCTGGTGGGCATCGGGGCGACCAGCGCCCACGCCGCGTCCACCACCCCGAACACGGCTTTCAGCGGCAAGGGATTCGACACCTGCGTCGCGCCGAGCTCGCCGCAGATGGACGACTGGTACGCCCACTCGCCGTACCGGGGCGTCGGGGTCTACATCGGGGGCGCGTCCTACCACCCGGACCAGGACTGCAAGTCCTCGGCGAACCCGAACCCGCCCGCGGACGGCGGCTACAGCGCCGACTGGGTCGCGCACCAGGCCGCGACCGGCTGGGGCATGTGGGCCATCTACGCCGGCCAGCAGGGTCCGACGCTGACCGCCGCGGGCGCGAACCCGACGGCCCTGGGCGCCACGGACGCCGCCGACGCGGTCAAGAAGGCCACCGCCCTCGGCTTCGGCGCGGGCACGACGATCTTCGTCGACATGGAGCCCTACCACGAGGACGCGACCGCGCAGGCGGTGGTGGCGTACCTGAAGAGCTTCGGGAACTCGTTGAACGGGACCGGCTTCAAGCTCGGTCTGTACGGCACGTCCGGCAACCCGGCCAGCGGCCACAGCGCGATCGGCGACGCCGCCGCGGACCCGGGGCTCCAGGCCCAGATCTCCGCCGTGGACATCTCCGGCAGCACCTCGGACCAGCCGAACTTCAACGCCACGACGAACGACCCGTACGTCCCGTCGACCGACTGGGCCAAGCACCAGCGCGTCCACCAGTACTTCCTGGACGTGACCCGGCAGTACGGCAGCTCGCCGGCGATCCAGGTCGACGAGGACGAGGTCGACCTGTCGCCGACCTCGCACGTGACCCTCGACCCGTCGCAGGTGCACGCGGTCCGCTGGGCCGGCAACGACCGCATCGGCACGGCGATCGCGGTGTCCCAGAAGCTGTGGCCGGCCACGAACAACAGCCTGGCCGACTTCTACGCCCCGGCCGACAAGCGCCCGCTGGCCAAGAGCGCCGTCCTGAGCCGCTCGGACGACTTCGCCGACGCCCTCGGCGGCTCGGCCCTGGCCGCCCACGACAGCGGACCGCTGCTGCTGACCGAGACCGCGAGCCTGAACCCGGCGACCTCCGCCGAACTGAAGCGGACGCTGGCTCCCGGCTCCACCGTCTACCTCCTGGGCGGCGAGAAGGCCCTGTCCCCGGCGGTGCTCACGGCGGTGCAGAAGCTGGGCTTCAACCCGGTCCGCCTGGCCGGCGACGACCGATACACCACCTCGGTGAAGATCGCCCAGCAGATGGCCGGCGACATGAAGGACTCCGGCGGCCACCCGGCCGTGCAGCGCGTCCTGCTGGCGACCGCCTCGCTGTTCCCGGACGCCCTCGCGGCCGGCACCGCGGCGGGCGCGACCCCGGACACCGTGCTTGTCCTGACCAACGGCACGCAGATGCCCGCGGCCACCGCCTCCTTCCTGCACCAGTGGGCCGGCACCCCGGCGGGCGCGAACGTCTACCCGGTCGGCGGCGCGGCGAACACCGCGGCCAAGACCCTCGGCAGCGCGGTCCCGGCCGGCAACCTGAAGCTGAACGGCCTGGTCGGCGCCGACCGCTACGCCACCGCGGCCCTGGTGGCGCACCAGTTCTTCGGCGCCACCGGCACCCCGCACATGTACGCGGTCGCCACCGGCCAGAACTGGGCGGACGCCCTGTCCGGCGGCGCCGCGATGGGCACCCTGGACGGCCCGCTGCTGCTGACGCCGCCCACCACCCTGGCCCCGGCCACCCGCGGCTTCCTCAACGACGAGAAGGCCGGCGGCTCGATCGAGGTCGGCGTGGTGCTCGGCGGGCCGGCGGCGGTTTCGAACGCGGTGCTGAACAGCTTGTAG
- a CDS encoding nuclear transport factor 2 family protein, whose product MTDITNLVNGYIAAWNETDADARAKKVAEVFVEEIEYTDPLASVHGHGELSALIGGAQAQFAGLSFRLAGEPDAHHDVVRFTWELAAGDDEALVVGFDVALIAPDGRIGAVAGFLDKVPAM is encoded by the coding sequence ATGACCGACATCACCAACCTCGTCAACGGCTACATCGCCGCCTGGAACGAGACCGACGCCGACGCCCGCGCCAAGAAGGTCGCGGAGGTCTTCGTCGAGGAGATCGAGTACACCGACCCGCTGGCCTCGGTGCACGGCCACGGCGAACTCAGTGCCCTGATCGGCGGAGCACAGGCCCAGTTCGCCGGGCTGAGCTTCCGCCTCGCCGGGGAGCCGGACGCGCACCACGACGTGGTCCGCTTCACCTGGGAGCTGGCGGCGGGCGACGACGAGGCGCTGGTGGTCGGCTTCGACGTGGCGCTCATCGCGCCGGACGGGCGGATCGGGGCGGTCGCCGGGTTCCTGGACAAAGTGCCCGCGATGTGA
- a CDS encoding response regulator codes for MTTPDTTDAAPGIAIAAERQDGEPPLDVLVVDDDATVAEVVAAYLTRAGYRVRRAADGPSAVAAAAEHLPDLMVLDLMLPGFDGYEVHKRVRALGEVPVIMLTARGEEGDRILGLQVGADDYVTKPFSPRELVLRAGSVLRRSRGHGRGHAGEAEPQAPETLALGRLEVDLTAHQARLAGEPLALTGREFDLLAFLMANPGQAFSRAELMRQVWGWSFGDQSTVTVHVRRLREKIETDPAAPSLIVTVWGVGYRLEAPEGPDA; via the coding sequence ATGACCACGCCGGACACCACCGATGCCGCACCCGGTATCGCCATAGCCGCTGAGCGCCAGGACGGCGAGCCGCCCCTGGACGTCCTGGTCGTGGACGACGACGCCACCGTCGCCGAGGTCGTCGCCGCCTACCTCACCCGCGCCGGCTACCGCGTCCGCCGCGCCGCCGACGGCCCCTCGGCCGTGGCCGCGGCGGCCGAGCACCTGCCGGACCTGATGGTGCTGGACCTGATGCTCCCCGGCTTCGACGGCTACGAGGTGCACAAGCGGGTGCGGGCCCTGGGCGAGGTCCCGGTCATCATGCTCACGGCGCGCGGCGAGGAGGGCGACCGGATCCTGGGCCTGCAGGTCGGCGCCGACGACTACGTCACCAAGCCGTTCAGCCCGCGCGAACTGGTGCTGCGCGCGGGCAGCGTGTTGCGCCGCTCGCGCGGACACGGCCGGGGCCACGCGGGCGAGGCCGAACCGCAGGCCCCTGAGACCCTCGCCCTGGGCCGCCTGGAGGTGGACCTCACCGCACACCAGGCCCGGCTGGCCGGGGAGCCGCTGGCCCTGACCGGCCGCGAGTTCGACCTGCTGGCGTTCCTGATGGCCAACCCCGGCCAGGCTTTCAGCCGGGCCGAGCTGATGCGGCAGGTCTGGGGCTGGTCGTTCGGCGACCAGTCGACCGTCACGGTGCACGTGCGGCGGCTGCGGGAGAAGATCGAGACCGATCCGGCCGCGCCGTCGCTGATCGTCACGGTCTGGGGCGTCGGCTACCGGCTCGAGGCGCCGGAGGGCCCCGATGCGTGA
- a CDS encoding DUF3052 domain-containing protein has translation MNSPQSSGYSGTPLPKKLGIKAGHYVLFHDAPEGFDPEPLPYDVTLETAEDGGAGPYDVIVAFAKDHATLTDGYEKLPSLLSKSGALWMCWPKKASNIVTDVSESVVRADALALPIGLVDVKIAAIDATWSGLKLVYRLDRR, from the coding sequence GTGAACTCCCCGCAGTCCTCCGGTTACTCCGGCACGCCATTGCCCAAGAAACTCGGCATCAAGGCCGGGCACTACGTGCTCTTCCACGATGCCCCCGAGGGCTTCGACCCCGAGCCGCTGCCCTATGACGTGACGCTGGAGACGGCCGAGGACGGCGGTGCCGGCCCCTACGACGTGATCGTGGCGTTCGCCAAGGATCACGCGACGCTCACGGACGGCTACGAAAAGCTCCCGTCTCTGCTCTCCAAAAGCGGGGCGCTGTGGATGTGCTGGCCGAAGAAGGCCTCGAACATCGTCACCGACGTCTCGGAGAGCGTGGTCCGCGCGGACGCGCTCGCGCTGCCGATCGGGCTGGTCGACGTGAAGATCGCGGCGATCGACGCCACGTGGTCCGGGTTGAAGCTGGTGTACCGGCTCGACCGGCGCTAG